In Brevibacillus brevis NBRC 100599, a single genomic region encodes these proteins:
- a CDS encoding CPBP family intramembrane glutamic endopeptidase, protein MNIEKLKKELGIFILYSLLYIFIVALFSVAIMYFPIPILGATGFIQDVWYVVFVKIIFLLFLPLCIYKRLGYEISSIFKTKLTWKICIAVFSCFILGMLLNVSYIAEINRVVANGGIMIWINFTVGLLLPLVQAAIPEEIFYRYILQTRLEKVCGAILGIFLSALLFASFHFPSRYLLSSGVEGTAGNIYSVLIGTIVPVFVIGIIFGFLWWRYRNIWILIALHYGIDTLPSIASFLHISK, encoded by the coding sequence ATGAATATTGAGAAACTAAAAAAGGAATTGGGTATCTTTATACTATATTCTTTATTATATATTTTCATTGTTGCATTATTTTCTGTAGCGATAATGTATTTTCCTATACCAATTTTGGGAGCTACAGGGTTTATTCAGGATGTATGGTATGTAGTATTTGTAAAAATCATTTTTCTACTTTTTCTTCCCTTGTGTATTTATAAAAGACTTGGGTACGAAATTTCTAGTATATTTAAAACCAAACTAACGTGGAAAATATGTATAGCAGTATTTAGTTGTTTTATTCTTGGAATGCTTCTAAATGTCAGTTACATAGCTGAGATTAATAGAGTTGTTGCCAATGGTGGTATCATGATATGGATAAACTTCACAGTTGGACTTCTTTTACCGCTTGTGCAAGCGGCTATTCCAGAAGAGATTTTTTATAGATATATACTCCAAACTCGATTGGAAAAAGTATGTGGTGCTATCTTAGGTATTTTTTTATCTGCGCTCTTGTTTGCTTCATTTCATTTTCCCTCTCGTTATCTACTTTCAAGCGGAGTAGAGGGAACTGCGGGAAATATTTATTCGGTCCTCATAGGAACTATTGTACCAGTGTTTGTTATTGGTATTATCTTCGGATTTTTATGGTGGAGATATAGGAACATCTGGATTTTGATTGCTTTACATTATGGAATAGATACATTACCTTCAATTGCTTCATTTCTACATATAAGCAAATAG